A single genomic interval of Oceanibaculum nanhaiense harbors:
- a CDS encoding cupredoxin domain-containing protein, giving the protein MRSFKITAFAAALMAFASIPLAPLQAAPGHSGGHGHGSAAIGEPGKAAEASRTVTIVMGDNYYEPERIEVSGGETIRFVLQNKGEFLHEFNIATPEMHAAHQKEMAVMFEHGMLTPTSIDREMMKMDHSKTGMSHSMQHDDPNSVLLEPGQSGELIWTFPSSGTLEFACNIPGHYETGMVGAVQLRTGAARK; this is encoded by the coding sequence ATGCGTAGCTTCAAGATTACCGCGTTTGCCGCGGCGCTGATGGCGTTCGCCTCCATCCCGCTTGCCCCGCTTCAGGCCGCTCCGGGCCATTCCGGCGGGCATGGCCATGGAAGTGCCGCCATCGGGGAACCCGGCAAGGCCGCCGAGGCCAGCCGTACCGTCACCATCGTCATGGGCGACAATTACTACGAACCGGAGCGGATCGAGGTATCCGGCGGAGAGACCATCCGCTTCGTCTTGCAGAACAAGGGCGAGTTCCTGCACGAGTTCAACATCGCCACGCCGGAGATGCATGCCGCGCATCAGAAGGAGATGGCGGTGATGTTCGAGCACGGCATGCTCACCCCCACCTCCATCGACCGCGAGATGATGAAGATGGATCATTCGAAGACGGGCATGTCGCATTCCATGCAGCATGACGACCCGAACAGCGTGCTGCTGGAGCCGGGCCAGTCGGGTGAACTGATCTGGACCTTCCCGTCCTCGGGCACGCTGGAATTCGCCTGCAACATTCCCGGCCATTACGAGACCGGCATGGTCGGGGCTGTCCAGCTCCGCACTGGCGCGGCCCGGAAGTGA